A genomic stretch from Mycobacterium cookii includes:
- a CDS encoding circularly permuted type 2 ATP-grasp protein, with the protein MFDAQGNVRGPYKGIYKELAPSDAADLDDRAEALSRAFVDQGITFSLSGQERPFPLDQVPRVISAAEWTRLERGITQRVKALEAYLDDIYGDQEILRDGVIPRRLITSCEHFHRQAVGIMPPNGVRIHVAGIDMIRDEKGTWRVLEDNLRSPSGVSYVMENRRTMARVFPNLFASHRVRAVDDYAAHLLRALRNSAATNEADPTVVVLTPGVYNSAYFEHSLLARQMGVELVEGRDLFCRDNQVYMRTTEGEVQVDVIYRRIDDVYLDPMQFRPDSVLGVAGLLNAARAGNVVISSAIGNGVGDDKLVYTYVPTIIEYYLGEKPLLANVDTYRCWLDDEREEVLDRVDELVIKPVEGSGGYGIVFGPEASAKELNAISKSIRDDPRGWIAQPMMQLSTVPTQIGDTLTPRYVDLRPFAVNDGDDVWVLPGGLTRVALVDGSRVVNSSQGGGSKDTWVLASRTSGADRELGAAEVVKKLPKTVTSNGDSDAEKPPQQKQQQQQRQSKSEPVTEQQPGQQQQQQQVIR; encoded by the coding sequence ATGTTCGACGCTCAGGGCAACGTTCGCGGACCGTACAAGGGGATTTACAAAGAGTTGGCGCCGTCGGACGCCGCCGACCTCGATGACCGCGCCGAGGCGCTGAGTCGCGCATTCGTCGACCAGGGCATCACGTTCTCGCTGTCCGGTCAGGAGCGGCCGTTTCCGCTGGACCAGGTCCCGCGCGTCATCTCGGCCGCCGAATGGACGCGGCTTGAGCGCGGCATCACCCAGCGCGTGAAGGCCCTCGAGGCCTACTTGGACGACATCTACGGCGACCAGGAGATCCTGCGTGACGGTGTGATCCCACGCCGGCTGATCACCTCCTGCGAGCACTTTCACCGCCAGGCCGTCGGCATCATGCCGCCCAACGGCGTGCGGATCCATGTCGCGGGCATCGACATGATCCGCGACGAGAAAGGCACCTGGCGAGTCCTCGAGGACAACCTGCGGTCGCCGTCGGGCGTGTCCTACGTGATGGAGAACCGCCGCACGATGGCGCGCGTGTTCCCCAACCTGTTCGCCAGCCACCGGGTGCGCGCCGTCGACGACTATGCGGCCCACCTGTTGCGGGCGCTGCGCAATTCCGCGGCCACCAACGAAGCCGACCCGACCGTCGTGGTGCTGACGCCGGGCGTCTACAACTCGGCGTACTTCGAGCATTCGCTGCTCGCCCGTCAGATGGGTGTCGAGCTGGTCGAGGGCCGTGACCTGTTCTGTCGGGACAACCAGGTCTACATGCGCACCACCGAAGGGGAGGTGCAGGTCGACGTCATCTATCGGCGCATCGACGACGTCTATCTGGACCCGATGCAATTCCGCCCCGATTCGGTGCTCGGCGTGGCCGGCCTGCTCAACGCGGCCCGTGCCGGCAACGTGGTGATCTCCAGCGCCATCGGCAACGGCGTGGGCGACGACAAACTCGTCTACACCTACGTGCCGACCATCATCGAGTACTACCTCGGCGAGAAGCCGCTGCTGGCCAACGTCGACACCTACCGGTGCTGGCTGGACGACGAGCGCGAGGAGGTGCTCGACCGGGTCGACGAGCTGGTGATCAAACCCGTTGAAGGATCGGGTGGTTACGGCATCGTCTTCGGTCCGGAAGCGTCCGCCAAAGAGCTCAACGCGATCAGCAAAAGCATTCGCGACGACCCGCGGGGCTGGATCGCCCAGCCGATGATGCAGCTGTCGACCGTGCCGACGCAGATCGGCGACACACTCACGCCGCGTTACGTCGACCTGCGGCCGTTCGCGGTCAACGACGGCGACGACGTCTGGGTGCTGCCCGGCGGTCTGACCCGGGTGGCGCTGGTCGATGGGTCGCGGGTGGTCAACTCCAGCCAAGGCGGCGGATCCAAGGACACCTGGGTGCTAGCGTCACGCACCTCAGGGGCCGACCGTGAACTCGGCGCCGCCGAGGTTGTGAAGAAGCTACCCAAGACGGTCACCAGCAACGGGGACTCGGATGCCGAAAAGCCGCCCCAGCAGAAGCAACAGCAGCAACAGAGACAGTCGAAGTCGGAACCGGTCACGGAACAACAGCCGGGCCAGCAGCAGCAACAGCAGCAGGTGATCCGCTGA
- the rpsT gene encoding 30S ribosomal protein S20: protein MANIKSQQKRNRTNERARLRNKSVKSSLRTAVRAFREAAEAGEKEKAAELLVSTSRKLDKAASKGVIHKNQAANKKSALASALHKLGS from the coding sequence GTGGCCAACATCAAGTCGCAGCAAAAGCGCAACCGCACCAACGAGCGCGCCCGACTGCGCAACAAGTCGGTGAAGTCGTCGCTTCGCACGGCCGTGCGCGCATTCCGTGAGGCCGCCGAGGCGGGCGAGAAGGAAAAGGCCGCCGAACTGCTGGTCTCCACCAGTCGCAAGCTCGACAAGGCCGCCAGCAAGGGCGTGATCCACAAGAACCAGGCCGCGAACAAGAAGTCCGCGCTGGCCAGCGCATTGCACAAGCTGGGTAGCTAG
- the holA gene encoding DNA polymerase III subunit delta translates to MHLVLGDEALLVERAVGDILRAARKRAGTDDVPVNQVRAGDVGVYELAELLSPSLFADERIVVLEAAGEAGKEAAELIANAAADVPMGTDLVVVHSGGGRAKALANQLQKLGAQVHPCARITKPGERSDFVRKEFRALKVKVDDDTVSALLDAVGSDIRELASACSQLVADTGGSVDVAAVRRYHSGRAEVKGFDIADRAVVGDVKGAVEALRWAMMRGEPHVVLADALAEAVHSIGRVGALSGDPYRLAAELGMPPWRVQKAQKQARRWSRDSVATAMRLVAALNADVKGAAADPNYALEAAVRKVAELVAD, encoded by the coding sequence TTGCATCTGGTACTGGGCGACGAGGCTCTGCTCGTCGAGCGTGCCGTCGGCGACATCCTGCGCGCGGCCCGGAAACGCGCCGGCACCGACGACGTTCCGGTGAACCAGGTGCGGGCCGGCGACGTCGGGGTCTACGAGCTGGCCGAACTGCTGAGCCCGTCGCTGTTCGCCGACGAGCGCATCGTCGTGCTGGAAGCGGCCGGGGAAGCCGGCAAAGAGGCCGCCGAATTGATCGCCAACGCCGCCGCCGACGTGCCGATGGGCACCGATCTGGTGGTCGTGCACTCCGGTGGCGGGCGCGCCAAAGCGCTGGCCAATCAGCTGCAGAAGCTGGGCGCACAGGTCCATCCGTGCGCTCGGATCACCAAGCCCGGCGAACGATCGGACTTCGTGCGCAAGGAGTTTCGCGCACTCAAAGTCAAGGTCGACGACGACACGGTCAGCGCGCTGCTCGATGCGGTCGGCTCCGACATCCGCGAACTCGCTTCGGCCTGTTCACAATTGGTGGCGGACACCGGCGGGAGCGTCGACGTCGCCGCGGTCCGGCGTTATCACAGCGGCCGGGCTGAGGTGAAGGGGTTCGACATCGCCGACCGTGCCGTGGTCGGCGACGTCAAGGGCGCCGTCGAGGCGTTGCGATGGGCGATGATGCGTGGCGAACCGCACGTGGTGTTGGCCGACGCGCTGGCCGAGGCGGTGCACAGCATCGGCCGGGTGGGAGCGCTGTCCGGTGACCCGTACCGTCTTGCCGCCGAACTGGGCATGCCGCCGTGGCGTGTGCAGAAGGCGCAGAAGCAGGCCCGGCGCTGGTCGCGGGATTCGGTGGCTACTGCGATGAGGCTGGTGGCGGCGCTGAACGCCGACGTGAAGGGCGCAGCCGCGGATCCGAACTACGCCCTGGAAGCTGCGGTAAGAAAGGTCGCCGAGCTAGTGGCTGACTAG
- a CDS encoding ComEC/Rec2 family competence protein produces the protein MHTAVAERLDARLVPAAATSWVVTAAGILWPIGNVVGWLCAAAGACGVLLWRAGSGRPRLRAIGIGLTATGVVGAGFGFAIALRANAVARHPVTAAFGSAVEVAVTPSQSAAPVGRGHVMFRGSLRGLGHNEMSGRVVVFAPARDFDAVMVGQPLRFRARVTRPTRRDLTVAVVTAIGTPTTGRAGPVNRAASGVRAGFAASARHVLPADQAAMLPALVLGDMSTVSPITAQEFRTAGLTHLTAVSGANVTIVCGAVLFSSRLLGPRAAVGLAGLALLLFVIVVQPTASVLRAAVMGAIALFSMLSARRRQAIPALSATVLVLMVVAPQLAVDVGLALSVVATAALVVIAPAWSRRLVDAGWPKWLADAVCVACAAQLVTAPLIAAISGRLSLVAAAANLAVAALVAPITVLGTAAAALGPVWPAAAQLLIRFTGPELWWLLRIAHWAASVPAASLPVPSGLPGAVALGAAGLLAVLLWRWRWFRAGMAVAAVALLAWSLSGLLAGAGGPVGTT, from the coding sequence ATGCACACGGCCGTGGCCGAGCGGCTGGATGCCCGTCTGGTCCCGGCCGCGGCGACCAGTTGGGTGGTGACCGCGGCGGGGATCTTGTGGCCGATCGGCAACGTCGTCGGGTGGCTTTGCGCTGCGGCGGGCGCGTGCGGTGTACTGCTGTGGCGCGCTGGGTCTGGCAGGCCACGATTGCGGGCCATCGGCATCGGCCTGACCGCCACCGGTGTCGTCGGCGCGGGCTTCGGATTTGCGATCGCATTGCGCGCCAACGCGGTTGCCCGCCATCCCGTCACCGCGGCCTTCGGCTCAGCTGTGGAGGTGGCCGTCACGCCCAGCCAGAGCGCGGCACCGGTTGGCCGCGGCCACGTGATGTTCCGGGGTTCCCTGCGAGGGCTGGGGCACAACGAGATGTCGGGCCGCGTCGTGGTTTTCGCACCGGCCCGCGACTTCGATGCCGTCATGGTCGGCCAGCCGCTGCGGTTCCGGGCCAGGGTCACCCGGCCCACCCGCCGTGACCTGACGGTGGCCGTCGTGACCGCGATCGGCACACCGACGACGGGCCGAGCCGGCCCGGTGAACCGCGCCGCGTCCGGGGTTCGGGCAGGCTTCGCCGCCTCGGCTCGTCACGTGCTGCCTGCCGATCAGGCGGCGATGCTGCCGGCACTGGTCCTCGGCGACATGTCGACGGTCAGCCCGATCACCGCCCAGGAATTCCGCACGGCTGGGCTGACGCATCTCACCGCGGTATCCGGTGCCAACGTCACGATCGTGTGCGGTGCGGTGCTGTTCTCGTCGCGGCTGCTCGGCCCTCGGGCCGCGGTCGGGCTGGCCGGGCTCGCCCTGCTGTTGTTCGTCATCGTCGTGCAGCCCACCGCCAGCGTGCTGCGCGCCGCGGTGATGGGCGCGATCGCGTTGTTCAGCATGTTGTCGGCGCGGCGCAGACAGGCGATCCCGGCGCTGTCGGCGACCGTGCTGGTGTTGATGGTGGTCGCGCCGCAGTTGGCCGTCGATGTGGGTCTGGCGCTGTCGGTGGTGGCGACCGCCGCATTGGTGGTCATCGCGCCGGCGTGGTCGCGCCGTCTGGTGGACGCGGGGTGGCCCAAGTGGCTGGCCGACGCCGTCTGTGTGGCGTGCGCCGCGCAGTTGGTGACGGCGCCGCTGATCGCCGCGATCTCGGGCCGGTTGAGTCTGGTGGCCGCCGCGGCCAACCTCGCCGTCGCGGCGCTGGTGGCACCGATCACCGTGCTGGGCACCGCGGCGGCTGCGCTGGGCCCGGTCTGGCCCGCGGCGGCCCAGCTGCTGATCCGGTTCACCGGCCCCGAGCTGTGGTGGCTGTTGCGGATCGCGCACTGGGCCGCGAGCGTTCCCGCCGCGAGTCTTCCGGTGCCCTCCGGGCTGCCCGGCGCGGTGGCCCTCGGCGCCGCAGGACTGCTGGCGGTGTTGCTGTGGCGGTGGCGGTGGTTCCGGGCGGGGATGGCGGTGGCGGCCGTCGCGCTGCTGGCCTGGTCGCTGTCCGGTCTGCTGGCAGGGGCCGGCGGCCCTGTCGGCACGACGTGA
- a CDS encoding ComEA family DNA-binding protein — MRTELPAERLHRRLGAQPDAAAEPDDDGEDDTDPNSLVPRWLPDGSTHDGWLAKVRADPGRAGAVALAAVAAIAVLVTIFTLMREQPAPVVSAKLPPVDMAASAGRSPDASPSARANQPVVVSVVGLVHTPGLVTLTPGARIADALKAAGGTMNGADTAGLNMARQVDDGEQIVVGIAPVNGQPSVLGSSTSSGATTAGPSTTGSRPGRTAPSQVINLNTATVQQLDALPGVGPVTAAAIVAWRDSHGKFTSVDQLGEVDGIGPGRLEKLRPLVRV, encoded by the coding sequence ATGCGCACAGAACTGCCCGCCGAGCGACTGCACCGCCGCCTCGGTGCCCAACCGGACGCCGCCGCCGAACCAGACGACGACGGAGAAGACGACACCGACCCGAATTCGCTGGTGCCGCGCTGGCTTCCGGACGGCTCGACGCACGACGGGTGGCTGGCCAAGGTGCGCGCCGATCCGGGGCGGGCGGGCGCTGTCGCCTTGGCCGCGGTCGCGGCCATCGCGGTGCTGGTGACGATCTTCACGCTGATGCGTGAACAGCCCGCGCCGGTGGTCTCGGCGAAGCTCCCGCCGGTCGACATGGCGGCATCGGCCGGCCGCAGCCCGGATGCGAGTCCATCGGCGCGGGCCAACCAACCGGTCGTGGTCAGTGTTGTGGGCCTGGTGCATACGCCGGGCCTGGTCACCTTGACGCCGGGCGCGCGGATCGCCGACGCGTTGAAGGCGGCGGGCGGAACGATGAACGGCGCCGACACCGCCGGGCTCAACATGGCCCGCCAGGTCGACGACGGCGAGCAGATCGTGGTGGGGATCGCGCCGGTCAACGGGCAGCCCAGCGTGCTGGGTAGCTCGACGAGCTCGGGAGCGACCACCGCCGGACCGTCGACCACCGGGTCACGTCCCGGCAGGACGGCCCCGTCTCAGGTGATCAACCTCAATACCGCCACCGTGCAGCAGCTGGACGCGCTGCCCGGGGTCGGGCCGGTCACCGCAGCCGCAATCGTGGCCTGGCGCGATTCTCACGGCAAGTTCACCAGCGTCGACCAGCTCGGCGAGGTCGACGGCATCGGTCCCGGGCGCCTGGAAAAGCTGCGCCCGCTGGTCCGTGTCTGA
- a CDS encoding acyl-CoA dehydrogenase family protein — protein sequence MQLALTKDEAAFRDELREFYTTKIPAEIRERTRQGEGINHEDIATSHKILNEHGLAVPSWPVEWGGKDWTPAQHQIWLDEMQLACVPEPLNFNAKMVGPVIAEFGSQETKQRFLPPTANLDIWWCQGFSEPEAGSDLASLRTTALRDGDSYVVNGQKTWTTLGQYADWIFCLVRTDPQAPKKQAGISFLLIDLDTPGITMRPIKLIDGSVEVNEVFFEDVRVPADQLVGEENQGWSYAKFLLGNERTGIAGVGRTKVRLADVKERATETGLLKDPLFAARLAEAENELLALELTQMRVASGSADGKPNPASSVLKLRGSQLQQIATELLVEVAGPDALPFDAGSDIASPEWAQGSAPHYLNYRKTSIYGGSNEVQRTIIASTILGL from the coding sequence ATGCAACTGGCGCTCACAAAGGACGAAGCCGCCTTCCGCGACGAGCTGCGCGAGTTTTACACGACGAAGATCCCTGCAGAGATCCGCGAGCGGACCCGTCAGGGCGAAGGAATCAACCACGAGGACATCGCCACCAGCCACAAGATCCTCAACGAGCACGGGCTCGCGGTGCCCAGCTGGCCCGTCGAGTGGGGCGGCAAAGACTGGACGCCGGCTCAGCACCAGATCTGGCTGGACGAGATGCAGCTCGCCTGTGTACCCGAGCCGCTGAACTTCAACGCCAAGATGGTCGGCCCGGTCATCGCCGAGTTCGGCTCGCAGGAAACCAAGCAGCGCTTCCTGCCGCCGACGGCGAACCTGGACATCTGGTGGTGCCAGGGATTCTCCGAGCCGGAGGCCGGCTCGGACCTGGCGTCGCTGCGCACCACCGCCCTGCGTGACGGCGACAGCTACGTCGTCAACGGGCAGAAGACATGGACGACGCTGGGCCAGTACGCCGACTGGATTTTCTGCCTGGTGCGCACCGACCCGCAGGCGCCGAAGAAGCAGGCCGGTATCTCGTTCCTGCTCATCGATTTGGACACGCCCGGTATCACGATGCGCCCGATCAAACTGATCGACGGCAGCGTCGAGGTCAACGAAGTGTTCTTCGAGGATGTCCGAGTACCCGCCGATCAGCTTGTCGGAGAAGAGAATCAGGGTTGGTCGTACGCGAAATTCCTGCTGGGTAACGAGCGGACGGGCATCGCGGGCGTCGGGCGCACCAAAGTGCGACTGGCCGACGTCAAGGAACGCGCCACCGAGACCGGACTGCTCAAGGATCCGCTGTTCGCCGCCCGGCTCGCCGAAGCCGAAAACGAGCTGCTGGCACTGGAACTCACCCAGATGCGGGTCGCGTCCGGCTCGGCCGACGGCAAGCCGAACCCGGCGTCGTCGGTGCTCAAACTGCGCGGCAGCCAGCTACAGCAGATCGCCACGGAGTTGCTCGTCGAGGTCGCGGGTCCGGACGCGCTGCCCTTCGACGCCGGCAGCGACATCGCCTCGCCGGAGTGGGCGCAGGGCAGCGCGCCGCACTACCTGAACTACCGCAAGACGTCGATCTACGGCGGCAGCAACGAAGTACAGCGCACCATCATCGCGTCGACCATTCTCGGCTTGTAA
- a CDS encoding acyl-CoA dehydrogenase family protein translates to MDFQLSDEQVLLRDTTKELLSRSYDAESRNKVIASELGWSKEVWTQLAETGILGLGFDPEEAGQLEVTVVLTEVGRRLAPEPVVHAALGPGAIIAEVGSNAQKELLGEVAEGQRLLAFAHLEPGARGVLTDEVSTTAAQQGDSWVISGRKNPVLAGDSADTLVVSAKLPDGGVGLFLVDGEDITRHPYRTFDGQRGAQIDLDKAAGEPLGTGGDASAALRNGVVRIQSALCAEAVGAMEEALRLTTDYLKQRKQFGVTLNTFQTLTQRSADMYVSLELARSMNLYAALSIADGNFDPVIAARAKLQIGRSGRHISQEAIQLHGGIGMTAEYPVGHYAARLTGIDHTFGSSQDQLHVLIDQVGDYDVVTL, encoded by the coding sequence ATGGACTTTCAGTTGAGCGACGAACAGGTTCTGTTGCGCGACACCACGAAAGAGTTGCTGTCCCGCAGCTACGACGCGGAGAGCCGCAACAAGGTCATCGCCTCCGAGTTGGGCTGGAGCAAAGAGGTGTGGACCCAGCTCGCCGAAACCGGCATCCTCGGGCTGGGATTCGACCCCGAAGAGGCCGGCCAGCTCGAGGTGACGGTCGTACTCACCGAAGTCGGGCGGCGGCTGGCACCCGAGCCCGTCGTGCATGCCGCGCTGGGACCCGGCGCGATCATCGCCGAGGTCGGCAGCAACGCGCAGAAAGAACTGCTCGGCGAGGTCGCCGAAGGTCAGCGGTTGTTAGCCTTCGCGCACCTGGAACCCGGCGCCCGCGGTGTGCTCACCGACGAGGTCTCGACAACTGCTGCCCAGCAAGGTGATTCGTGGGTGATCAGCGGTCGCAAGAACCCGGTGCTGGCCGGCGACTCAGCCGACACGCTGGTGGTCAGTGCGAAGCTGCCGGACGGCGGAGTCGGGTTGTTCCTCGTCGACGGCGAGGACATCACCCGCCACCCGTACCGCACGTTCGACGGCCAACGCGGCGCGCAGATCGATCTCGACAAGGCCGCCGGCGAGCCGCTGGGCACCGGCGGGGACGCCTCGGCGGCGCTCCGCAACGGCGTGGTCCGGATCCAGTCCGCGCTGTGCGCCGAGGCCGTCGGCGCGATGGAAGAGGCGCTGCGGCTGACGACCGATTACCTCAAGCAGCGCAAGCAGTTCGGCGTCACGCTCAACACCTTCCAGACGCTGACGCAACGCTCCGCCGACATGTACGTCTCGTTGGAACTGGCGCGCAGCATGAACCTCTACGCGGCGCTGTCGATCGCTGATGGCAATTTCGATCCCGTCATCGCTGCCCGCGCCAAGCTGCAGATCGGACGGTCGGGCCGGCACATCAGCCAAGAGGCGATCCAGTTGCACGGCGGCATCGGTATGACCGCGGAATACCCGGTGGGCCACTACGCGGCCCGGTTGACCGGAATCGACCACACCTTCGGGTCGTCACAGGACCAGTTGCACGTGCTGATCGACCAGGTCGGCGACTACGACGTCGTGACGCTGTAG